A window of Methanolobus sediminis contains these coding sequences:
- the folP gene encoding dihydropteroate synthase: MVVDVDICGLKVGDEHPVRLMGIINLSKESFYKGSVVSNDSLLDVAQKMINDGATILDIGARSTWPLANPVISEEEELNRMIPALDLLNENVDALISVDTVYASVAKESLKHGADIINDVSGFTTNPEMMDVVAEYDCPAVVMASEKVPGDPIGMDAIMQSLADIISRADAKDIDTNKLILDPAVGKWIPEKDPIFDFETIDQFESLRVFGRPLLAAVSRKSCIDAVLHKPAKERLYGSLAATAIVIHKGAHIVRTHDVAETKDVVEVAAAMRKRQPFVKEGDFEVTISDITHPDDAEYLMRSMKVTGTGAKVMKNKTVSKVVRVNNITTTEALIIKQEILARGGDAALERDAVSHETNKTDVLIIGTILQFEKLVHKLSFQARNLPLIAEMIAEVLENDMDVEHGYLREL, encoded by the coding sequence ATGGTTGTTGATGTAGACATATGCGGCTTGAAAGTTGGTGACGAGCATCCTGTAAGACTTATGGGTATCATCAACCTCAGCAAAGAATCCTTTTATAAGGGTTCGGTTGTTAGTAACGATTCTCTTCTTGATGTTGCACAAAAGATGATCAATGACGGTGCAACCATACTTGATATTGGTGCCCGTTCCACATGGCCACTTGCAAATCCTGTGATCAGCGAGGAAGAAGAACTCAATCGCATGATTCCTGCACTGGATTTACTTAATGAAAATGTGGATGCACTCATTTCCGTAGACACTGTTTATGCAAGCGTTGCAAAAGAATCCCTGAAACATGGTGCAGATATTATCAATGATGTATCAGGCTTTACAACAAATCCCGAAATGATGGATGTTGTTGCTGAGTACGATTGTCCTGCTGTTGTTATGGCATCGGAAAAGGTTCCCGGTGACCCAATTGGCATGGATGCTATCATGCAATCACTTGCTGACATAATCAGCAGAGCAGATGCAAAAGACATCGATACCAACAAGCTTATTCTTGACCCGGCAGTCGGTAAATGGATACCTGAAAAAGACCCGATTTTTGATTTTGAGACTATAGACCAGTTCGAGAGTCTCAGGGTTTTTGGCAGGCCACTGCTTGCAGCCGTATCACGAAAATCCTGCATCGATGCTGTGTTACACAAACCGGCAAAAGAAAGGTTGTATGGAAGCCTTGCTGCAACTGCAATTGTTATCCACAAGGGTGCACATATCGTAAGGACTCACGATGTTGCTGAAACAAAGGATGTAGTAGAGGTGGCGGCTGCAATGAGAAAAAGACAGCCGTTTGTGAAAGAAGGTGATTTTGAAGTTACCATTTCAGATATAACTCATCCTGATGATGCGGAATATCTCATGAGAAGTATGAAGGTCACAGGTACCGGTGCAAAGGTCATGAAAAATAAGACCGTAAGCAAGGTTGTTCGTGTAAATAACATTACAACCACTGAGGCACTGATCATCAAGCAGGAAATCCTTGCAAGAGGCGGAGATGCTGCCCTTGAGCGTGATGCAGTATCACACGAAACCAACAAGACTGATGTGCTCATAATTGGTACTATATTACAATTTGAGAAACTGGTCCATAAGCTCTCGTTCCAGGCACGCAACCTTCCTTTGATAGCAGAGATGATTGCGGAAGTGCTTGAAAATGATATGGATGTAGAGCATGGGTACCTGAGG
- a CDS encoding bifunctional methylenetetrahydrofolate dehydrogenase/methenyltetrahydrofolate cyclohydrolase: MAEENYDSRKIDGRGLSKKVEEQVKQGVDKLKAEKGITPGLATILVGEDPASKMYVRLKHKACERVGIHAEDQNMPESTTQEELMQRIQELNDRKDIHGILLQLPLPKHLDDKSAMLAIDPAKDADGFHPYNMGKLLIGDEGLVPCTPKGVIRALEEYDVTIQGKHAVIVGHSNVVGKPMAAMLINRNATVSVCHVFTDDLKKFTLDADILVVGTGVMHLIKADMVKEGAVIFDVGITEKEGKVYGDVDFDNVVKKASLITPVPGGVGPMTIAILMEHVLMAASNS; encoded by the coding sequence ATGGCAGAAGAGAACTACGATTCCAGGAAGATAGACGGCAGAGGCCTGTCAAAGAAAGTGGAAGAGCAGGTAAAGCAGGGAGTTGACAAGCTCAAGGCAGAGAAAGGTATCACACCTGGACTTGCAACCATACTTGTTGGCGAGGACCCTGCATCCAAGATGTATGTCCGTCTCAAACACAAAGCATGTGAAAGAGTTGGCATACACGCAGAGGACCAGAATATGCCTGAGTCCACCACACAGGAAGAACTCATGCAGCGTATCCAGGAATTGAATGACAGGAAGGATATCCACGGAATTCTCCTCCAGTTACCTCTTCCAAAACACCTTGATGATAAATCAGCAATGCTTGCAATAGATCCTGCAAAGGATGCGGACGGATTTCACCCATACAATATGGGTAAACTTCTCATTGGGGATGAAGGACTTGTACCATGTACTCCGAAAGGTGTTATCAGAGCACTGGAAGAGTATGATGTCACTATCCAGGGTAAACATGCAGTAATCGTTGGACACAGCAACGTTGTTGGAAAACCCATGGCTGCAATGCTTATCAACAGGAATGCAACCGTTTCTGTTTGCCACGTTTTCACCGATGACCTGAAGAAATTCACCCTAGATGCAGATATCCTTGTAGTCGGAACCGGTGTAATGCACCTTATTAAAGCCGATATGGTGAAGGAAGGTGCAGTGATCTTTGACGTTGGGATCACCGAGAAAGAAGGCAAGGTTTACGGTGATGTTGATTTTGATAATGTCGTGAAGAAAGCTTCACTGATAACCCCTGTTCCGGGAGGTGTTGGTCCTATGACCATTGCAATTCTCATGGAGCACGTGCTTATGGCAGCTTCAAACAGCTGA
- the glyA gene encoding serine hydroxymethyltransferase, translating into MSYISEIDPDIAEALRLEANRQDYKLNLIASENYASRAVMEAQGSVMTNKYAEGYSGKRYYGGCEFVDIAEDLAIERAKEIFGAEHVNVQPHSGSGSNMACYFSVIKPGDTIMSMDLSHGGHLSHGSPVNFAGQLYNIVPYGVDKETEALDYDALMLMAKEKKPQMIVCGASAYSRTLDFKAFRDIADEVGAYLLADIAHIAGLVAAGAHPSPVPYADFVTTTTHKTLRGPRGGMVMCKEEYAKDLNRSVFPGIQGGPLMHIIAAKAVAFKEALGEKFKADQFQTVKNADVLAKELQARDFDIVSGGTDNHVMLLNLNKFDITGKDAEAGMSKAGIVLNKNTIPFETRSPFITSGIRIGTPAATTRGMKEDQMKEIAGYIADVVNNLDNDSVLHGVNSDVEQLCSRFPVYK; encoded by the coding sequence ATGTCTTACATCTCAGAAATTGACCCGGATATTGCAGAAGCCTTAAGGCTTGAAGCAAACCGTCAGGATTACAAGCTGAACCTGATAGCATCAGAGAACTATGCAAGCCGTGCTGTAATGGAAGCACAGGGCTCTGTCATGACAAACAAATACGCAGAAGGATACTCAGGAAAGCGCTACTATGGTGGCTGCGAATTTGTAGATATTGCAGAAGACCTTGCTATTGAGAGAGCAAAGGAGATCTTTGGTGCAGAACATGTAAATGTCCAGCCACACTCAGGTTCCGGTTCAAACATGGCATGTTATTTCTCAGTTATCAAGCCAGGCGACACAATCATGTCAATGGACCTCTCACACGGAGGCCACCTTTCACACGGAAGCCCTGTAAACTTTGCAGGACAGCTCTATAATATAGTACCATACGGTGTTGACAAGGAGACAGAAGCCCTTGACTACGATGCACTTATGCTAATGGCAAAGGAAAAGAAGCCACAGATGATCGTCTGCGGTGCTTCAGCATACTCGAGAACCCTTGACTTCAAGGCATTCAGAGACATTGCTGATGAAGTAGGAGCATATCTCCTTGCAGATATCGCACACATTGCAGGTCTTGTAGCAGCAGGCGCTCACCCAAGCCCAGTACCATATGCAGACTTTGTCACAACCACAACCCACAAGACCCTCAGAGGTCCAAGGGGTGGAATGGTAATGTGTAAGGAAGAGTACGCAAAGGATTTGAACAGGTCAGTGTTCCCAGGAATTCAGGGCGGACCACTCATGCATATCATCGCAGCTAAGGCTGTTGCATTCAAGGAAGCACTCGGAGAGAAGTTCAAGGCAGACCAGTTCCAGACAGTAAAGAACGCAGATGTCCTTGCAAAGGAACTCCAGGCAAGGGATTTCGATATCGTATCCGGTGGAACTGACAACCACGTAATGCTCCTTAACCTTAACAAGTTCGACATCACAGGAAAGGATGCAGAAGCAGGAATGAGCAAGGCAGGAATTGTCCTTAACAAGAACACCATTCCATTCGAGACCAGAAGCCCATTCATCACAAGTGGAATAAGGATCGGTACACCTGCAGCAACAACAAGAGGAATGAAAGAAGACCAGATGAAGGAAATCGCAGGATACATTGCAGATGTAGTTAACAACCTCGATAATGATTCAGTCCTTCACGGTGTCAACTCCGATGTTGAGCAGCTTTGCAGCAGATTCCCGGTTTACAAGTAA
- the purN gene encoding phosphoribosylglycinamide formyltransferase codes for MTTNIAVLVSGRGSNLQSIIDNIENGYIKDAKVSVVVSDVGDAYALERARNHGITDVFVDPSDYSGKQEYEKEVMEVLKDNDVGLVLLAGYMRLVGKDLIAAYRNRIINIHPALLPSFKGLHAQQQAFDYGVKVSGCTVHFVDEGMDTGPIIIQKCVPVLDTDTADDLAARILEQEHKIFPEAVKLFVEGKLKVEGRIVVHT; via the coding sequence ATGACTACCAACATTGCAGTACTTGTTTCAGGAAGAGGATCGAATTTACAGTCCATTATAGATAATATCGAAAACGGATACATTAAAGATGCAAAAGTATCCGTTGTTGTCAGCGATGTTGGAGACGCGTATGCACTTGAACGTGCACGCAATCATGGAATTACTGATGTGTTCGTTGACCCCTCAGATTATTCAGGGAAACAGGAATATGAAAAAGAGGTAATGGAAGTACTGAAGGACAATGATGTCGGACTGGTGCTCCTTGCAGGATACATGCGCCTTGTTGGTAAAGACCTGATTGCAGCATACCGTAACAGGATAATAAATATCCATCCTGCTCTGCTTCCTTCTTTTAAAGGACTTCACGCACAGCAGCAGGCATTTGATTATGGTGTAAAGGTCAGTGGATGTACCGTTCACTTTGTTGATGAAGGAATGGACACAGGGCCTATAATTATACAGAAATGCGTTCCTGTACTTGACACAGATACTGCAGACGATCTTGCAGCCCGCATACTTGAACAGGAACACAAGATTTTCCCGGAAGCTGTGAAACTCTTTGTTGAGGGTAAACTTAAAGTGGAAGGTCGAATTGTAGTACACACATAA
- a CDS encoding transcriptional regulator, which produces MTKDILIHQIIDVLQQAGFMVSKRCNIRPRSFDLAARKGDVLIFYKVLYNIDGLNEETAREMKSLARYLGGTAVLIGAKTRDQMLEDSVVYMRYDIPAVNVQTLYDYFVEDVPPLVSAAPGGLYVSIDGDVLKEARKRTAMSLGALATELGVSRRTISKYEEGGMDASIDIVLQLEELLDVALAKSIDILQCFEKRVSLEKPQEKPAEAQPDDGILGMLNALGYQVMSTSQAPFKAISKDTSDTLLTGVSTYSSAMIKRADLMSSISCVTMTKSVFIINGQIKSETVENTVLIEKSELDKLSGTEELAELIDERTKKHNINI; this is translated from the coding sequence ATGACAAAAGACATCCTCATACATCAGATCATTGATGTATTACAACAAGCTGGCTTTATGGTCTCAAAGCGATGTAATATTCGTCCACGGAGCTTTGACCTTGCAGCCCGAAAAGGGGATGTACTCATCTTTTACAAGGTATTGTATAATATAGATGGCCTGAATGAGGAAACTGCAAGGGAAATGAAAAGCCTTGCACGTTATCTTGGAGGGACTGCAGTACTCATTGGTGCCAAGACTAGGGATCAGATGCTGGAAGACAGCGTGGTATACATGCGCTACGACATCCCTGCTGTGAATGTCCAGACCCTTTATGACTATTTTGTTGAGGATGTACCGCCTCTTGTATCCGCAGCCCCCGGTGGACTCTATGTATCTATTGATGGGGATGTGCTAAAAGAAGCACGTAAGAGAACCGCAATGTCATTGGGTGCACTTGCCACCGAACTTGGAGTATCAAGAAGAACCATAAGTAAATATGAAGAAGGCGGCATGGATGCTTCAATTGATATTGTCCTTCAGCTTGAGGAGTTGCTGGATGTGGCTCTTGCGAAATCCATAGACATACTCCAGTGTTTTGAGAAACGTGTTAGTCTGGAAAAGCCACAGGAAAAACCCGCAGAGGCTCAACCTGATGATGGTATCCTTGGTATGCTCAATGCTCTGGGATATCAGGTAATGTCTACAAGCCAGGCACCATTTAAAGCAATATCAAAGGATACTTCTGACACACTGCTTACGGGAGTAAGCACTTACAGCAGCGCAATGATAAAACGTGCAGACCTGATGAGCAGCATTTCCTGTGTTACAATGACAAAATCAGTCTTTATCATCAACGGACAGATCAAATCTGAGACGGTGGAGAATACTGTACTGATAGAGAAAAGCGAACTGGATAAACTCTCCGGCACTGAGGAGCTTGCTGAACTTATTGATGAAAGGACTAAGAAGCACAACATCAATATCTGA
- a CDS encoding ATP-binding protein, whose amino-acid sequence MSALERAFLSTKHIIVFSFFFGILSWIIDGLLDTTFFSERTFVDSLIFGLSTHEIYMRISMFFIILIFGMIVSLFVHRMQEMNNVIENEKIKSHKIMDILPMIILFLDTEGNVSCVNKKILELTGYEEVRISGNKWLDLLFPEEYRSEVLPYWDKFVSGEIDSVTGLEFPIICADGSRKHVLWNAVSFIDDNGRFAGITISGEDITDRKIAEKALLMDESRLEALIELSQYSDSTIEEILDFSLEKAVNLTESSVGYVGFVNEAEETFSMYSWSEITEAGYEIKTVNMDCNIDVDNLWGIIVKQRKPLISNNYPDDSPIKKGSPAGHVNIRNYLCIPISDSGNIVMIASVGNKNGNYDSSDIRQITLLMEGTWKIIQRRENEEQIKSYAREVAEYNKELESLDRMKDEFMANITHELKTPLIPIKGYSELLFEGHLGSLDEDQKKGIGVILQNADRLHKLIDSLLYMQNIHSGNIQYHLDSVDIVNVLDNVIDKVLTFKDKGPELKTEYSSPLPFICGNSTYLKQVFSHILENALKFTPPDGLITVVASHEDKNIRIIVRDTGIGISKDEMPHIFKRFYQVDGSLTRRYGGNGLGLYLCKSVVEAHGGSIYAVSEVGKGTEIHVLLPIIEE is encoded by the coding sequence ATGTCTGCACTTGAGAGAGCTTTTCTCAGTACCAAACATATTATTGTATTTTCATTCTTCTTTGGAATTCTATCCTGGATCATTGATGGGTTATTGGATACTACTTTTTTCTCGGAAAGAACATTCGTAGATAGTCTGATTTTCGGTCTTTCAACTCATGAAATATATATGCGTATTTCAATGTTTTTCATTATTTTGATATTTGGAATGATCGTTTCACTCTTTGTTCACCGAATGCAGGAAATGAATAATGTAATTGAGAATGAAAAGATAAAATCCCATAAGATAATGGATATTCTACCTATGATCATCCTTTTTCTGGATACTGAAGGGAATGTTTCATGTGTCAACAAGAAAATCCTCGAACTTACCGGATACGAAGAAGTCCGGATATCAGGCAATAAATGGCTAGACCTTCTTTTTCCAGAGGAATACAGGTCAGAAGTACTTCCATACTGGGACAAGTTTGTATCAGGCGAGATCGATTCTGTAACAGGTCTTGAATTTCCTATTATATGTGCAGACGGTTCCAGAAAACATGTACTCTGGAATGCTGTTTCTTTTATTGATGATAACGGGAGATTTGCCGGTATCACAATATCCGGTGAAGATATTACTGATAGAAAAATTGCTGAAAAAGCACTTCTAATGGATGAATCCCGGCTTGAGGCCCTGATTGAGCTAAGTCAATATTCAGATTCTACAATAGAAGAAATCCTTGACTTTTCACTTGAAAAAGCAGTAAACCTTACAGAAAGCAGTGTAGGTTATGTTGGCTTTGTGAATGAAGCTGAAGAAACTTTCTCCATGTATTCATGGTCTGAAATAACTGAAGCTGGTTATGAGATAAAAACGGTAAATATGGACTGCAATATAGACGTAGATAATCTGTGGGGAATAATCGTAAAGCAGCGAAAACCCCTAATCTCAAACAATTATCCTGATGATTCTCCTATCAAAAAAGGTTCTCCTGCAGGACATGTGAATATCCGTAATTATCTATGCATACCAATATCAGATTCCGGCAATATTGTCATGATAGCAAGTGTAGGTAATAAGAATGGAAACTATGACAGTTCTGATATAAGGCAAATAACACTCCTCATGGAAGGTACCTGGAAGATTATACAAAGAAGGGAAAATGAGGAACAGATAAAATCATATGCAAGGGAAGTTGCGGAATACAATAAGGAACTGGAATCCCTGGATCGCATGAAAGATGAGTTCATGGCAAACATAACACATGAATTGAAAACCCCACTGATTCCAATTAAAGGATACAGTGAACTTCTTTTCGAAGGGCATCTGGGTTCGCTGGATGAAGATCAGAAGAAAGGCATAGGTGTGATCCTTCAAAATGCTGACAGGTTGCATAAACTGATTGATTCCCTGTTATATATGCAAAACATCCATTCCGGAAATATACAGTATCATCTTGATTCAGTAGATATTGTCAACGTGCTGGACAATGTGATCGATAAGGTGCTAACATTTAAAGACAAGGGTCCTGAACTGAAAACAGAATATTCATCTCCTTTGCCATTTATTTGCGGTAATAGTACCTATCTGAAGCAGGTCTTTTCACACATACTTGAAAATGCCTTAAAATTTACTCCACCTGATGGCTTGATAACAGTTGTAGCTTCTCATGAGGATAAAAATATTCGAATTATTGTAAGGGATACGGGTATAGGAATATCCAAGGATGAAATGCCTCATATTTTCAAACGATTCTATCAGGTAGATGGCTCCCTGACACGTCGTTACGGTGGAAATGGTCTTGGTCTGTACCTTTGTAAAAGCGTTGTGGAGGCTCACGGAGGTTCCATATATGCAGTTAGTGAAGTAGGTAAAGGAACAGAGATACATGTTCTTTTGCCAATCATAGAAGAATGA
- a CDS encoding tRNA(Ile)(2)-agmatinylcytidine synthase yields MSSEKTKIVIGIDDTDSREGMCTTYLCALLRDELSSFAKIISDPILVRLNPTIPYKTRGNASVALFIECGDKEKVIRHVTEKIASMACLDNENTNPGVVFVDEGQFDAVKSELSSFFRRAVKDVIMIDEAKELASELDLEFHAFKNGRGLIGALSACGAMLDPEWDHTYEYLAYREKEVWDTRRKVDESSLFEADRQTYPDTWDTVDLANNMVVCVPHSGDPVLYGIRGKDASSVEKAASFVVSEPVERVCVYRTNQGTDMHLISVSSISEIEEMHSYILEGEVLSEPITIRGGHTIFPLKDAAGDVIDCAAFEPTKNFREIIRKLIPGDKVVVYGSVTENTVNVEKIKITGLAKAYDIRNPPCPSCGKRMKSAGSGQGYRCKKCGTSSVIPERTAIERDILPGFYEVPPCARRHLAKQLLRFENEDLPVFPGR; encoded by the coding sequence ATGAGCAGTGAAAAGACTAAAATAGTCATTGGGATCGATGATACGGATTCCAGGGAAGGGATGTGCACCACATACCTGTGTGCTCTTTTAAGGGATGAGCTTTCTTCATTTGCAAAGATCATATCAGATCCAATACTGGTGCGCCTTAATCCTACAATACCTTACAAGACCCGTGGAAATGCATCGGTGGCCCTGTTTATTGAATGTGGTGATAAAGAGAAAGTCATCAGGCACGTTACGGAAAAAATAGCCTCAATGGCATGTCTGGACAATGAGAATACAAATCCGGGTGTTGTTTTTGTTGATGAGGGTCAGTTCGATGCTGTCAAAAGTGAACTCAGTTCATTTTTCAGGCGTGCAGTCAAAGATGTCATAATGATAGATGAAGCAAAGGAACTTGCTTCTGAACTTGATCTTGAGTTCCATGCTTTCAAGAATGGTCGCGGTCTAATTGGTGCTCTCTCTGCATGCGGAGCCATGCTTGACCCTGAATGGGATCATACTTATGAATATCTGGCTTACCGGGAAAAAGAAGTATGGGATACCAGACGCAAAGTTGATGAAAGCTCTCTCTTTGAAGCTGACAGGCAGACATATCCTGATACATGGGACACCGTGGATCTGGCAAACAACATGGTAGTATGTGTTCCACACTCTGGTGACCCGGTCCTTTACGGAATAAGAGGAAAGGATGCTTCTTCTGTGGAAAAAGCTGCTTCTTTTGTAGTTTCGGAACCTGTGGAACGTGTCTGTGTTTACCGCACCAACCAGGGAACGGATATGCATTTGATATCAGTTTCATCAATTAGTGAAATTGAGGAGATGCATTCCTATATTCTGGAAGGCGAAGTCCTTTCAGAACCAATAACCATCAGGGGAGGACACACTATATTCCCTCTGAAGGATGCAGCAGGTGATGTCATTGACTGTGCTGCTTTTGAGCCTACAAAGAACTTCAGGGAAATAATTCGTAAACTGATCCCTGGTGATAAAGTGGTTGTTTATGGCAGTGTTACTGAAAACACCGTCAACGTTGAAAAGATAAAAATTACAGGGCTGGCAAAAGCCTATGATATTCGGAATCCTCCCTGTCCTTCCTGTGGAAAGAGAATGAAATCTGCTGGTTCAGGGCAGGGTTACAGATGTAAAAAATGTGGAACAAGTTCCGTGATTCCTGAGAGAACCGCAATAGAAAGAGATATTCTGCCAGGATTCTATGAAGTTCCGCCATGTGCAAGGCGTCATCTTGCAAAACAACTTCTGCGGTTTGAAAATGAGGATCTGCCAGTCTTTCCTGGCAGATAA
- a CDS encoding NAD+ synthase: MDISKAKDIIVEFIREKTTEAGVKGAVVGLSGGIDSALTAYLTVEALGKENVLGIHMPELTLTPAEDVLDATEVAERLGIEFKTVDISEILAGYLNSIPEGSESNSQANGNLKARIRMSVLYYYANIMSRMVMGTGNKTEILLGYFTKYGDGGVDLEPIGDLYKTEVREMSKLMGVPEDVITKAPSARLWANQTDEDELGITYELVDRFLALLLEGETPQVAQNTLGMSVTQRDSVLKRINANLHKQKAAPIPELKSLR; the protein is encoded by the coding sequence ATGGATATTTCAAAAGCTAAAGACATTATAGTTGAGTTCATAAGGGAAAAAACAACAGAAGCAGGTGTAAAAGGTGCGGTTGTAGGTCTTAGCGGAGGAATTGATTCAGCACTTACTGCATACCTGACAGTTGAAGCCCTTGGAAAGGAAAATGTTCTTGGCATACACATGCCTGAACTCACTCTGACACCTGCCGAGGATGTACTGGATGCCACTGAAGTTGCAGAGAGACTTGGAATTGAATTCAAGACCGTTGACATCTCAGAAATACTTGCAGGATATCTGAACTCAATTCCTGAAGGTTCCGAATCAAATTCCCAGGCCAATGGTAATCTCAAAGCCAGGATCAGAATGTCAGTTCTTTATTATTATGCTAATATCATGTCCAGAATGGTCATGGGAACCGGCAACAAGACAGAGATCCTTCTAGGATACTTCACAAAATATGGGGACGGTGGAGTTGACCTTGAACCCATAGGCGACCTTTACAAAACAGAAGTAAGGGAAATGTCAAAACTCATGGGAGTTCCGGAAGATGTCATTACCAAAGCTCCATCTGCAAGACTCTGGGCTAACCAGACAGATGAGGACGAGCTTGGAATTACATATGAACTTGTAGACAGGTTCCTTGCGCTTTTACTTGAAGGCGAAACACCCCAGGTAGCCCAGAATACTCTTGGGATGAGCGTCACACAAAGAGATTCAGTCCTGAAAAGGATCAATGCTAACCTGCATAAACAGAAAGCAGCCCCAATACCAGAACTAAAATCACTAAGATAA
- a CDS encoding RAD55 family ATPase, translating into MARLSTGIMELNKKLQGGIPEGECILIAGEPGTGKTIMGMQFLYNACKEGKKCALIATEETPEKIMIHAKALGFDLEPFVENNQLSMIRFLEMRAYDVDEEYNSNYMQIDDISNLIHMMQDDIDVIVLDNLGTFSIGVDLKEFRDKVDMLAYLLSKQKRTSIITIDATAHELTHKIAEYSTYGTIRLMVKENPYTGKMERFMYIPKMRGTKLSMELIGYDITEEGIKLSPPKTNK; encoded by the coding sequence ATGGCCAGATTATCAACCGGAATAATGGAACTTAACAAAAAATTACAGGGAGGGATTCCAGAAGGAGAATGCATCCTTATTGCAGGAGAACCTGGAACAGGTAAAACTATTATGGGAATGCAGTTTCTTTACAATGCATGTAAGGAAGGTAAAAAATGCGCACTAATAGCAACTGAGGAAACCCCGGAAAAAATAATGATACATGCAAAAGCACTGGGATTTGACCTTGAACCTTTTGTGGAAAACAATCAACTATCAATGATACGTTTTCTGGAAATGAGAGCATACGATGTCGATGAAGAATATAACAGTAATTACATGCAAATTGATGACATCAGTAACCTGATTCATATGATGCAGGATGATATTGATGTTATAGTGCTTGACAATCTGGGGACTTTTTCAATTGGTGTGGACCTAAAAGAATTCAGGGATAAAGTGGATATGCTTGCATATTTGCTTTCAAAGCAAAAGAGAACATCCATCATCACTATAGATGCAACAGCACACGAACTCACACACAAAATAGCTGAGTACTCTACCTATGGCACTATCCGGTTGATGGTCAAAGAAAATCCATATACAGGGAAAATGGAAAGGTTCATGTACATACCAAAAATGAGAGGAACAAAGCTCTCCATGGAACTTATTGGATATGATATTACCGAAGAAGGAATCAAGCTGTCACCTCCAAAAACCAATAAATAA
- a CDS encoding NOB1 family endonuclease, giving the protein MDYYIADSAVFIMGSGIEPHRIITIPSVVNELKSNEAAMRFDLARESGARVEMPEDDLREKVLQTANKTKDCEELSSTDIDILAKALEYKGNSVLLTDDYAVQNVAKVLGLEVKPVAQKKIKDVLVWQKQCTGCRRKFDSGDVCPVCGSPLKKRRKRKI; this is encoded by the coding sequence ATGGATTACTACATCGCAGATTCTGCGGTCTTCATCATGGGCAGCGGAATAGAGCCTCATCGTATCATAACCATACCTTCGGTTGTAAACGAATTGAAAAGTAACGAAGCAGCAATGCGTTTTGATCTTGCCAGGGAAAGTGGTGCCAGGGTTGAAATGCCGGAGGATGATCTCCGCGAGAAAGTCTTACAGACTGCCAACAAGACAAAAGACTGTGAGGAATTGTCGTCAACAGATATTGATATTCTGGCCAAGGCTCTTGAATATAAAGGGAATTCAGTGCTCCTGACCGATGACTATGCAGTCCAGAATGTCGCAAAGGTTCTGGGGCTTGAAGTAAAGCCTGTGGCCCAGAAAAAGATAAAGGATGTTCTGGTGTGGCAAAAGCAGTGTACAGGATGCCGGAGAAAATTTGATAGTGGTGATGTATGTCCTGTTTGTGGTTCTCCCTTGAAGAAAAGGCGCAAAAGAAAAATATAA